A window of the Candidatus Saccharimonadales bacterium genome harbors these coding sequences:
- a CDS encoding CHAP domain-containing protein encodes MVSTTTNSQLKLRAKRATLVLVVAAVGVALLLAQLQLPPIRAASISELQQQVNQLEQEIAANNNQLSDVQRRRKTLEGEVYALDLEIGNTNKKIEVTNKKIKKLELEIALTEAELEKQNNVLAEALRELYKRGSITTIELLASSDSYSDFISSQEYLSRLKAAIQESVEKVKALKQELEDNRDKQQNLAEELEGQKRILDIKRQERANLLAETRGEESLYQARNRKLQDKQAQLLAEIVSRSQVITGVGTGSYPWANYRENSWTHWGSCTYGDDIDPWGYCYRQCTSFAAWRLYSEGKNAPQLYGNATNWGYAAQANGIPTGSQPRVGAIAVWQGFEGHVAYVEEIYGNGTVRISEYNAVPALQGQYSQRIINAGDPSVYIYF; translated from the coding sequence ATGGTCAGTACCACCACAAATTCTCAGTTGAAACTTCGAGCCAAGCGGGCCACGCTCGTATTAGTCGTGGCGGCCGTTGGGGTGGCCTTGTTGTTGGCCCAATTACAACTCCCACCAATCAGGGCGGCCTCAATTTCTGAGCTGCAGCAGCAGGTCAACCAACTGGAACAGGAAATCGCCGCCAATAATAACCAGCTGTCTGATGTCCAGCGTCGCCGTAAGACGCTAGAAGGAGAGGTCTATGCTCTTGATTTGGAAATCGGAAATACCAATAAGAAGATCGAGGTAACTAACAAGAAAATTAAAAAACTTGAGTTAGAGATCGCCCTAACCGAAGCCGAACTTGAGAAACAAAATAACGTTTTAGCAGAGGCCCTAAGAGAACTTTATAAACGGGGGAGTATTACCACAATTGAGCTGCTAGCCAGCAGCGACAGCTATAGCGACTTTATCAGCTCCCAGGAGTATCTCAGCCGTCTTAAGGCGGCCATACAAGAGTCGGTTGAAAAGGTTAAAGCCTTAAAACAAGAACTCGAGGATAACCGCGACAAACAACAAAATTTGGCCGAGGAACTGGAGGGGCAGAAGAGGATACTCGATATCAAGCGCCAAGAACGGGCCAATCTGCTGGCGGAAACCCGGGGCGAGGAATCGCTGTACCAGGCGCGTAATAGAAAACTACAAGATAAGCAGGCCCAGCTCCTGGCCGAAATCGTGTCTCGCAGCCAGGTTATCACTGGCGTTGGCACCGGTTCGTACCCCTGGGCCAACTACCGTGAAAATTCTTGGACCCACTGGGGATCATGTACCTACGGTGACGATATCGACCCCTGGGGTTATTGCTACCGCCAGTGCACTTCCTTCGCCGCTTGGCGGCTTTATTCCGAAGGTAAAAACGCGCCGCAGCTTTACGGTAATGCCACCAATTGGGGTTATGCCGCCCAAGCCAACGGTATTCCCACCGGAAGCCAGCCCCGCGTCGGCGCTATTGCCGTTTGGCAGGGTTTTGAGGGCCACGTGGCCTATGTCGAGGAAATCTACGGTAACGGGACCGTCAGAATCAGCGAGTATAATGCCGTTCCAGCCCTGCAGGGGCAGTATTCCCAGCGGATTATCAACGCCGGCGATCCCTCGGTCTACATCTACTTTTAG
- a CDS encoding peptidoglycan DD-metalloendopeptidase family protein: MSITKINIYHVLKVLVAGWLAGSLVLSSIGQPINAESAASLQAQINQLQQKIATSQDHADSLHAQANTLKAKISQIQVEIDATQNRINLTDLKIKKLNHEITETETELEFQRGILAESIKELYKRGNVTTIELLASSHSYSDFISQQEYLSRMKAAIEESAAKVEQLKEQLETEREQQQDLRDELEGQRQILNNQRAEQQAVLTATEGQEAKYQAILTGLKKQQAAAERALSAFIASGNFVNLGPISAGGVIGTVGNTGFSTGPHLHFEIRNPNGTVTNPHPFINSGWQWPAPGSPGLIWQDYGVLSGWYVNGFHPGIDTGYAGGSVVAMAAGTIIARGCSQDFLGTPAYGYMVMIDHSNGFKSLYAHMLPPAGGAYSHCSGSYGF, translated from the coding sequence ATGTCCATCACCAAAATAAATATTTACCATGTCTTGAAGGTTCTCGTCGCCGGTTGGTTGGCTGGCAGCTTAGTGTTGAGTTCGATCGGACAGCCGATCAATGCCGAGTCAGCAGCGTCATTACAGGCACAAATTAACCAACTTCAGCAAAAAATTGCCACGAGTCAAGATCATGCCGACAGCTTGCACGCCCAGGCCAACACGCTGAAAGCAAAAATTTCCCAAATCCAGGTCGAAATCGACGCCACCCAGAACCGGATTAATCTGACCGATCTCAAGATCAAAAAGCTCAACCATGAAATCACTGAAACAGAAACGGAATTGGAGTTTCAAAGAGGCATATTAGCAGAGAGCATCAAGGAGCTTTATAAGCGCGGCAACGTTACAACCATCGAACTGCTGGCCAGCAGCCACAGTTACAGCGATTTCATTTCTCAACAGGAGTACTTGTCCCGCATGAAAGCGGCGATTGAAGAATCGGCCGCCAAAGTCGAGCAGTTGAAGGAGCAATTGGAGACTGAGCGCGAGCAACAACAGGATTTACGCGATGAACTCGAAGGCCAGCGTCAGATATTGAACAATCAACGCGCCGAACAACAAGCTGTGCTGACGGCGACCGAAGGCCAGGAGGCCAAATACCAAGCGATATTAACCGGTCTAAAGAAGCAGCAAGCCGCCGCCGAGCGGGCGCTATCGGCCTTCATCGCCTCGGGTAATTTTGTAAATCTCGGCCCGATTTCGGCTGGCGGGGTCATTGGTACGGTGGGCAACACCGGATTTTCGACCGGGCCGCATTTGCACTTTGAAATCCGTAACCCCAATGGAACGGTAACTAACCCGCATCCATTTATAAATAGCGGTTGGCAATGGCCGGCACCGGGCTCGCCCGGACTGATATGGCAAGATTACGGCGTGCTTAGCGGGTGGTACGTTAATGGTTTTCACCCCGGTATTGATACCGGCTACGCTGGCGGCAGCGTAGTGGCGATGGCCGCCGGAACCATCATCGCGCGGGGTTGCTCGCAGGACTTTTTGGGCACGCCGGCCTACGGCTACATGGTCATGATTGACCACAGCAACGGCTTTAAAAGCCTCTATGCCCACATGTTGCCCCCGGCCGGCGGAGCATATTCCCACTGCAGCGGCTCGTACGGATTTTAA
- a CDS encoding S41 family peptidase, whose protein sequence is MKTKSIPLGVAVSVGLLLIVSGFVAGNRWYDIVNFIDGQRGANEQLPDDLDYSEVEEVYDSLRSNFDGQLDIEKLIDGLKAGLVEATGDPYTVYLTQEESNEFLDSLNGTFTGIGAELGIDDDQLIVVAPLDGFPADKAGLRARDVVVKINGEDTIGIKVEEAVNKIRGPQGTEVTLTITRAGRTFDLTITREEITVPSVTSEIKNGLGYLRVSRFSEDTNQLARAAANQFRQSGVKGVILDLRNNGGGFLSGAVDLAGLWLDGDVVVQERRSEQVIDTLEAGHNAILNGIPTIVLVNEGSASASEIVAGALKDHGAARLVGVTTFGKGSVQELEKLKSGGTLKVTIARWYTPNGHNIDNQGIGPDIEVKPSNKNIEDGNDVQRARAEKELAN, encoded by the coding sequence GTGAAAACTAAATCTATACCACTGGGTGTGGCGGTTAGCGTGGGCCTGCTCTTAATAGTCAGCGGGTTCGTAGCCGGCAATCGGTGGTACGATATCGTTAATTTTATCGACGGCCAGCGGGGTGCCAACGAACAGCTACCGGATGATCTGGATTACAGCGAGGTCGAAGAGGTCTATGATTCGCTCAGGAGTAATTTTGACGGCCAGCTGGATATTGAAAAATTAATCGATGGGCTCAAAGCCGGTCTAGTTGAAGCCACCGGCGATCCATATACCGTTTATTTAACGCAGGAAGAGTCGAACGAGTTCCTAGACAGTTTAAACGGTACTTTTACCGGTATCGGGGCCGAGCTGGGGATCGACGACGACCAGCTGATAGTGGTAGCGCCGCTGGACGGCTTTCCGGCCGATAAAGCCGGTCTTCGGGCAAGAGACGTGGTGGTTAAGATAAACGGGGAAGATACCATCGGCATTAAAGTCGAGGAAGCCGTCAACAAAATCCGCGGGCCGCAAGGCACGGAGGTAACCCTGACCATCACTCGCGCTGGCCGGACGTTTGATCTGACCATCACCCGAGAAGAGATTACCGTTCCCAGCGTAACCAGCGAGATAAAAAACGGACTGGGTTATTTGCGGGTCAGCCGGTTTTCCGAAGACACCAATCAGCTAGCCCGGGCCGCCGCCAACCAATTTAGACAGTCCGGCGTGAAGGGCGTCATTTTAGATTTAAGAAATAACGGCGGCGGGTTCTTGAGCGGGGCGGTCGATCTGGCCGGGCTGTGGTTGGACGGCGATGTCGTTGTCCAGGAGCGGCGATCAGAGCAAGTAATCGATACGCTCGAGGCCGGCCATAACGCCATCTTAAACGGTATTCCGACCATAGTTTTGGTCAATGAGGGCAGCGCTAGCGCCAGCGAGATCGTGGCCGGTGCCCTCAAGGATCACGGCGCGGCCAGGTTGGTTGGCGTCACAACGTTTGGCAAGGGCAGCGTTCAGGAACTAGAAAAGCTTAAATCCGGCGGTACGCTCAAAGTTACCATCGCCCGCTGGTACACGCCTAACGGCCACAACATCGACAATCAGGGCATTGGGCCGGATATCGAGGTAAAGCCAAGTAATAAAAACATCGAGGACGGCAATGACGTCCAGCGAGCTCGGGCAGAAAAAGAGCTGGCTAACTAG
- a CDS encoding CTP synthase has translation MKPAAKQTKYIFVTGGVLSGLGKGITAASLGALLKSRQLKVNIQKCDPYLNVDAGTLNPAEHGECFVTKDGAETDLDLGHYERFLDVELTQASSLMSGRVLNQVISDERAGRYLGKTVQIIPHVTDVIQANIQAAAEGFDVHIVEVGGTVGDYEGLSFLEAIRELALRVGRENCLYVHVVYLPFLGASKEVKTKPAQNATRELRGIGIVPDVLVARSEQPAPKSVIAKLSLFSGVEPAAIALLPNARTVYEVPLTLEASGLDKYLIDKLGLDQAKRVELRAWRSVVKQATSQHKRSISVGVVAKYLDNEDTYMSVFEALKSAAYKHNTGINIVWIDAEKLASGPLPHSLREVDGILVPGGFGQRGLEGKIRAAGYAIKHKVPYLGLCLGLQMAVIAVARQAGLKQANTLELDENSPDPVIHTMPGQKELWGTGGSMRLGNYPCMLARGSLARAVYGRAKIVERHRHRYEVNNTYRPVLTKAGMVLSGLSPDGQLIEIVEMANHPFFLASQFHPEFKSRPNRPHPMFDGFMAALTR, from the coding sequence GTGAAGCCTGCGGCTAAGCAGACTAAGTACATATTTGTAACCGGCGGTGTGTTATCAGGACTAGGCAAAGGGATTACCGCCGCTTCATTGGGAGCCCTCTTAAAAAGCCGACAACTCAAAGTAAATATCCAAAAATGCGACCCCTACTTAAACGTTGATGCCGGAACTTTAAACCCGGCCGAGCACGGCGAATGCTTTGTGACCAAAGACGGCGCCGAGACCGATCTTGATCTTGGCCACTACGAACGGTTTTTAGACGTCGAACTTACCCAAGCCAGTTCGTTGATGAGCGGGCGGGTACTCAATCAGGTAATAAGCGACGAACGAGCCGGCCGGTACCTCGGTAAAACCGTCCAAATAATCCCGCACGTGACTGATGTTATCCAGGCTAATATTCAGGCCGCGGCCGAAGGTTTCGACGTGCATATCGTGGAAGTCGGCGGCACCGTCGGGGACTACGAGGGGCTTAGTTTTTTAGAGGCTATTAGGGAACTTGCCTTAAGAGTCGGCCGGGAAAATTGTCTGTACGTACACGTTGTCTACCTGCCTTTTTTGGGCGCCAGCAAAGAAGTTAAGACCAAACCAGCCCAAAACGCCACGCGTGAGCTCAGAGGCATAGGCATCGTGCCGGACGTATTGGTCGCTCGCAGCGAGCAGCCGGCGCCAAAAAGTGTCATCGCTAAACTTAGTCTGTTCAGCGGGGTCGAACCAGCGGCCATCGCGCTATTGCCCAACGCCCGAACGGTTTATGAAGTACCGCTGACGCTCGAGGCCAGCGGGCTGGACAAATACTTAATCGATAAGCTCGGGTTGGACCAGGCCAAAAGAGTCGAGTTAAGAGCTTGGCGATCTGTGGTCAAACAAGCCACCAGCCAGCACAAGCGCAGCATCAGCGTTGGTGTGGTCGCCAAATATCTCGACAACGAGGATACCTATATGTCGGTTTTTGAGGCTTTAAAAAGCGCGGCCTATAAACACAATACGGGAATTAATATCGTTTGGATTGACGCCGAGAAACTGGCCAGCGGGCCGTTGCCCCACTCGCTGCGCGAGGTCGACGGTATTTTGGTTCCCGGCGGCTTTGGCCAAAGAGGACTAGAGGGCAAGATCCGAGCAGCCGGTTATGCCATCAAACACAAGGTTCCTTACCTGGGGCTTTGCCTAGGTCTTCAGATGGCGGTAATTGCCGTGGCCCGGCAAGCCGGATTAAAACAGGCCAACACCCTGGAGCTGGATGAAAACTCGCCCGATCCGGTAATCCACACCATGCCCGGCCAAAAAGAGCTGTGGGGCACCGGCGGCTCCATGCGGCTAGGCAACTATCCTTGCATGCTGGCCCGCGGCTCGTTGGCCCGGGCGGTTTACGGACGGGCCAAGATAGTCGAGCGCCACCGTCACCGGTACGAAGTCAACAATACTTACCGGCCGGTATTAACCAAGGCCGGTATGGTTTTAAGCGGCTTGTCGCCCGACGGCCAACTGATAGAGATCGTAGAAATGGCCAACCATCCGTTTTTTCTAGCCAGCCAATTTCACCCGGAGTTCAAATCCCGGCCAAACCGGCCGCATCCGATGTTTGACGGCTTTATGGCGGCGCTGACGCGTTAA
- a CDS encoding response regulator, which translates to MTDEKKKILLVEDDETLAGVYIERLEAEGFDVLHVDNGEKALSNALEYKPDLILLDIMMPKISGFDVLDILRNTPETTNVRIVMLTALGQPKDKERAEQLGVDDYLVKSQVVIADVIARIKYHLGVT; encoded by the coding sequence ATGACCGACGAGAAAAAGAAAATATTGCTGGTCGAAGACGATGAGACCCTAGCCGGAGTCTACATTGAGCGTCTGGAAGCCGAGGGTTTTGATGTCCTCCATGTCGATAACGGCGAAAAAGCCTTATCTAACGCGCTCGAATACAAGCCCGACCTGATTCTGCTCGATATTATGATGCCCAAAATCAGCGGTTTTGACGTACTCGATATTTTGCGCAACACGCCAGAAACTACCAATGTCCGAATTGTCATGTTGACCGCTCTGGGCCAGCCCAAAGACAAAGAGCGGGCCGAGCAGCTGGGCGTGGACGATTATCTGGTTAAGTCCCAAGTTGTTATCGCCGACGTGATTGCCCGGATCAAGTATCACCTTGGTGTTACTTAA